The Bifidobacterium sp. WK012_4_13 genome contains the following window.
ATGTGGGTCCGAAGAAAGCTCTGCAGTCGTTCCCGTCGCGGTCTCGTCAGCCGGTTCTTCACCATCCGCTGCCTTGTCCAGCTCATGTACCTGCTCTTGAGGCTGATCGGTGGAAACCGCCGGATCCCCTTCCAACGGTTCTGTGTCGGCAGCCAGACCATTCTCGAATTGCTGAGCATCGTTCAATGCTTCATCGGCAACCGGAGCCTCGTTATCGATGTTTTCTTGTTCATCAGTCATTCAAATATCACCTTTATGAGATTTATCTCAGCCGAACACCAGAAGGACGAGCTTACCAAGCCCTATATCCATCACTGTCACGAATACCATAAGAATCAGGACGAACACGAACACCGCTACGGACCACAGCAACAAACCCTTGCGCGTCGGCGTGACCACCTTGCGCAACTCATCAATAATCTGCTTGATGAACAAACCTATGCGCATGAAGAAGTTGGGCTTTGGGTCCTTGTCTCCAGACCGCTTTGACTTCGCCATATCCGTCCTTTTGTTCGCGATTATCGATTCTCTTTGCAGGGAAGGCGGGACTCGAACCCACAACCTACGGTTTTGGAGACCGTTGCGCTACCAATTGCGCCACTTCCCTAAGTGAACTTTGCCCATACTACTCACCTCGTTGGAGATTTTCGTCTCACCGGGCAAAACCGCCAAATCGACAGTTTAGCGTTCAAAATGCAATTCGTCCACCTGACAGCGCGCTCAATGCCGAAGAATCTTCTCCTCATCGTCATCGAATCGTTGGAAGAAGCAGAAATTCAGGCTTCTGCCCACTTCCTGAAACGCTGCATTCCCTCTATCAGATCATTGTCTTCAAGTGCATACGAGAAGCGAAGATATCCTTCTGCTCCGAACGCCTCACCGGGCACAGCAGCGATATGGGCCTCCTCCAGCAACGCAGCAGCCAACTCAGCAGACGAATGCGAAACCGTTCCATGAGGACCATGCGGCTGACCGAGCAAGGCGCTGACATCGCAGAACGCATAGAAGGCGCCGGTCGGTTTTGGGCAGAAGACTCCTGGAATCTCGTTCAGCATCCTTTCGATGCGCTGACGACGAATGTCGAAGGCCTCTCGCATCTGCGACACGGCACTCAGGTCTCCTGAAACGGCAGCCAAGGCTGCACGCTGGCTGACGTCAGACACATTCGAGCTCAGATGCCCCTGCAGCTTTGATACCGCCTGCGCGAAGAACCGCGGTGCTATCAGCCAGCCGACCCTCCATCCTGTCATTGCGAATGTCTTGGCGACTCCATTGAGCACGATGAGCTGTTCGCGGCATTCCGGAACTTCGGCTCCTATGTAGCTGGTCTTCTTCCCATCGTATGTCAGATGCTCATAGATCTCGTCAGACAGAATCCAGACATGGTGTTCGAGGGCCCAATGAGCGATTTCGCGGATCGTCTGAGCATCCCAGACAGAACCACACGGATTTGACGGCGAATTCACGACTATCGCCTTAGTCCTGTCGGTCCGAACCGCTTCCAGCTGATCGACGGTCGGCACGAAACCATGCTTCACCGAGGACAGCACCGATATCGGCACGCCTCCGGCAAGCTTCACCATTTCCGGATAGCTGGTCCAATATGGCGCGGGAACGATGACCTCATCACCAGGATCGACCAGAACCTGCAAGGTCTCGTATACGGCCTGCTTGCCTCCATTGGTCACGACGACCTGGGACGCATCAACCGAATACCCCGAATCGCGCTTTGTTTTTTCGGCAATGGCGGCCTTGAGCTCGGGCAGTCCGGCCGTGGGAGTGTAGCGGTGGTTTCTTGGATCCCGGCAAGCCTCAACGGCCGCTTCAACGATGTATCCAGGCGTTGGAAAATTTGGCTCTCCCGCGCCGAAACCGATGATGTCGATCCCCTCGGCCTTCATCGCCTTTGCCTTGGTGTCAACGGCCAGAGTCGCGCTGGGGGCGACGTTCTGAATGCGATTGCTCAAAGTCTGCCATGCTTGTGCGGTCATGCCTCACACTGTAGCCCTTCGACTAGAAATCATGACAAGGATGGAGGTCAGGTCTGCGAGATTGCAAGAAGGTCACACGAGGACCAAATTATCGCGGTGCACGAGTGGATGGGCATATTCGACGCCGAATTCACGTCTGAGTTCCGACGTGTTCTTTCCAAGCATCTGCGCCACCTCTTCAGAATCGAACGAGGACAGCCCCTTCGCAAGATGGTTGCCTTCCTCGTCGCAGATCCATACGGGGTCTCCTGCGGAGAACTCCCTGTCGACGGCAACGACACCTGCAGCCAGCAGGCTTGCGCGTCCTCCTCGTATGGCCTTTGCGGCTCCCTCGTCGACGATGAGCTCTCCACGAGGCGCCGCCGCGTATCCTATCCACAGCCGACGGGAACTGCCACGCTGGCGGATCGGGGCAAAGGCCGTTCCCACAGGGTCTCCAAGCAAGGCAGGACCGGCATTCTCGGCGCGTGTGAGCACCGATGGGATCCCAGAAGCAGCGGCAACATGGACCGCCTCGAGCTTGGTGATCATGCCGCCAGTCCCCACTTCGGAGTCCGATCCGGAGACCTTGACCGTATCCAGGATCTGAGCGACGTTCGGGACGTATCCCAGACGTCTTGCACCTGCCTCTGACGGTGGAGCGGTATAGAGGCCGTCGACGTCGGTGAGCAGGACCAGGGCATCGGCACGAACGAGGTTGGCGACGAGCGCGGAAAGGCGGTCGTTGTCGCCGAATCTGATTTCATTGCTGGCCAGGGCATCGTTTTCGTTCACGATCGGAACCACGCCAAGCTGGAGGAGACGTTTCAGGGTACGCTGGGCATTTCGGTACTGAACCGAACGAATGGTGTCTTCGGCGGTGATCAGAATCTGTCCGACACGAATTCCATATCTGCCGAATGCCGCTTCGTAATGCGCCATAAGCAATCCCTGACCAACCGAGGCCGTCGCCTGCTGCGTGGTGACGTCAGTCGGCCTTGAATCGAATCCCAGAGGTCCGAAGCCAGCGGCGATGGCACCCGATGAGACAAGGACCACGCTCGCATCCATCCGGCGGACCTCGGCAAGAGCTGCCACCAGACCGCTGAGACGTGCGACGTCAAGATGCCCGGTGGAGGACGTCAGTGAACTCGATCCGACCTTCACGACAATCGTCTTGGCCTGAGCCACGCTCGAACGCACCTGCGCCTGGGATGGTGTGGTCATGTCCGAAAGCCTCCTTGGACTCTATCCGAACCCCCGTGCATTCAGGAGGAACCTGCCTCAGACGCATGCATGACGGGCAACAATGCATGGCATCAGTTCGTGCAGTAACCACAGTATGCCCGACCCAGGTCAGCCTTGCCACATTTGGCGGCCCTGCGGCAACCGAATGGCGACCAAGTGGCAGCCCTGCACACACTGCGATCATCGTCTCGAGCCCTCGCGCGCCCGAGTGATCCATCGGGCGCAAGCTCGCATCAGTCGCGTTCGGTGGCGTCGCCGTTGGAACCGGAAACCATGCCATCCTCGTCGTGAGGATCGTCCTGCACCGCAGGATCGGCCCAGTGACCGGCCTTTCGCTCTGCCATCATTGCATCGCGGACTGCCTGCTTTGCATCCATCATCTCGTGATATTGCTCGCGACGCTCGGAGTTCGTTCTTCTACGATTACGACCGGATTGGTCTTCCAGACGCAAATCCTTGCCTCGCGATGCCATTGGTTCGCCATCGAGCATCTCAGCACCGGCCGCAATCGTCGGATCCCAGTCAAACGCAACGGAATTCCTGCCTATCCCGATATGGACTTCATCGCCAGGACGTGCCCCGAGGCGTCGCAACGACTCCTCGACGCCAAGCTTCGCCAGACGATCGGCGAGGTAGCCGACAGCCTCGTCATTGTCAAAGTTGGTCTGCATGACCCATCGTTCGGGCTTCACGCCAGTAACGGTGAACCAGTGATTGCCATCGCGATCATGCTCGCGCTTGATGTCAAAGTCAGTGGAGTATCCGCCTTCGTCCGACCTTCTGCTACGCCGCCCGGTTTCCAGTGGATTGATCAGCACGCGTTCCGCCTGCTCATCCTTCTCCCTGGTCTGAAGCGTCTTTCGCAGATCCTCCACCAGCTCCGCGAGGGCAAACTTCAGCTCCTTCAGGCCCTCATGCGATGCTGTGGAGATAATGAAGGTGCGAAGCCCCATCCCTTCGAATTCTCCGTGCACGAATCCTGCAAGTTCCTTGGCGTCGGGCACATCTGACTTGTTGAGGATGATCACTCGGGGGCGGTCCGCTATGGGAATCGCTCCAAGGGGAAGCTCGAGACTGCGGGCATACTTCGACAGCTCGAGTTCGATCGTCCTATAGTCGCTGACCGGATCGCGATCAGGCTCCATGGTCGCACAATCAATCACGTGAGCGATGATTTCCGTGCGCTCGATGTGGCGGAGGAACTCAAGACCGAGTCCCTTGCCTTCTGAGGCACCGGGTATCAGTCCCGGCACATCCGCGATGGTGAAGCGTTGATCGCCCGCCTCGACGACACCGAGATTCGGCACCAAGGTCGTGAACGGGTAGTCGGCGATCTTAGGCTTCGCAGAGCTCAAAGCCGCTATCAGACTTGATTTGCCCGAACTCGGGTATCCCACCAACGCAACGTCGGCTATGGATTTCAGCTCAAGAACGATGTCACGTTCCTCGCCCGGTTCGCCAAGAAGAGCGAAACCAGGGGCGCGGCGCGTCCTGTTCGCAAGTGCGCGGTTGCCGAGACCGCCATTGCCGCCTCGTGCGGCGACGAAGCTGTCTCCCAGATGGCGAAGGTCTGCCAGTATGCTTCCGGGACGCTTCTGTTCACCCGAACCGCCCTTTGCCGTGAATACGACAGTTCCGACAGGCACCGGCAGGATAACGTCGCCTCCGTCGCTGCCGTCCTTGTCATCGCCGAGTCCCATCGTGCCGGATCCGGCCGTTCGATGAGGCATGAAGCGATAGTCAAGCAAGCTCGTGGCATTCGAATCGGCTTGGAAGACAACCGAACCGCCCTGGCCTCCATTGCCTCCATTCGGGCCCGCGAGTGGCTTGTATTTCTCGCGTCTGATCGATGAGGCGCCATTGCCTCCATCTCCACCTTTGACATGAACCGTCACACGGTCTACGAATGAGCTCATACGTTATTACCTTAATCAAGAGAGCGAACGATGCGGAAATGCGCGCACACGCGCGCGCACATACGCAAAAGGCCGCGCCCTCGCCGGGCGCGGCCTGAAAAATCAACTGTGGTCAGTCTGCAACCACATCGACGGTCTTGCGATCGCGGCGAACGCCGAACTGAACGTTGCCGTCAGCCAATGCGAACAGCGTGTGATCCTTGCCGACACCGACGTTGTGGCCCGGATGGAAGTTGGTGCCGCGCTGACGAACGATGATGTTCCCAGCAACGACGGCTTCTCCACCGAACTTCTTCACGCCGAGGTACTGTGCGTTTGAATCGCGCCCGTTGCGAGAAGCGGAAGCGCCCTTCTTATGTGCCATCGTGTTTCCTTTCTAAGAAAAGACCGAATGCGTCGTATCAGGCGATCGCGGTGATTTTGACGGAAGTAAGCTTCTGACGATGGCCCTGCTTGCGTGCCACGCCCGTCTTGTTCTTGAACTTCTGGATGTGGATCTTGGGGCCCTTGGCCTCATCGTCCACAACCTCGCCCGTTGCGGAAAGCTTGGCGAGATCCTTGGCGGCAACGGTCACCTTGGTTCCGTCGACAACCAAGGCCACGGGAAACTCAACGGTCTCACCGTTTGCCTTGTTAAGACGGTTGACGGTGATGATATCCCCGACCTCAACCTTTTCCTGATGGCCACCGGCCTTCACAATCGCGTACATTACCCTACCTTGCCTGTTCCGAAAGCTGTTATCCTGTCTAGCAATCAACCATCACAGACCAACAGTCAATGACAGGCATGGCTAGACACCGACTACCAAACATACACGCTCCCCCATACTTAAGTCAAGTTGAAGCGGGAGCATTGACGGCATCCGCGTTTATTCCTCCGAATCGTCCGCTTCCTGTGGCTCCGTGGATGCGGCCTGAGCCGCTGCCGCGATTTTCGCAAGCTTCTCCTTGACATCGGGAGACGAGACTCCCGATCCTCCCTGCTCCTGGGCTTCGTGATGCCCATGTTTTGTCTTGACGAAGGGATCGCCGCCCTTCAAGGCATAGGGATCGTCATATGATGCCGAAACGGTTGGCTCATCATGGAGTATGAAGCCACGGCCCTTGCAGGTCGGGCACTCTTCGGAGAATGCCTCGACGAGCCCCTGTCCGACACGCTTTCTCGTCATCTGCACAAGGCCGAGCGAAGTCACCTCGGCGACCTGATGCTTCGTTCTATCCCGTGCGAGGCACTCCAGCAGACGCTTCAGCACCAGATCGCGATTCGCGGGCATGACCATATCCACGAAATCGATCATGACCATGCCACCGATATCGCGCAGTCTGAGCTGACGCGCTATCTCTTCGGCCGCCTCGAGGTTGCAGCGTGTCACCGTCTCCTCGAGTGACTTCCCCTTGCCGATGTAGCGCCCTGTGTTCACATCGATCGTCGTCATGGCCTCGGTGCGGTCTATGACCAGCGAACCGCCCGAAGGCAGGTATACCTGGCGCTCCATGCCCTTGCGGAGCTGACCGTCGATATGCCATGTGTCAAAGACATCCATGCCCTGATGGTCGGCGGGATTCCATTTGCTCAGCCTGTCCCTCAGATCCGGGGCCATGGAATCGAGGTATTCCTCGATCCTCCCGTAGACCTTGTCGCCCTGAACGATCAAGGATTGGAACTCATCGTTGAAAATATCGCGAACGACCCGAATCGCAACGTCAGGCTCGCCCTGAAGCAACTTCGGCTTCTTGAGAATGACCGTCGTGCTGCGCTTGCGTTCGATGGCTTCCCACTGATGGGTAAGGCTCTCGAGGTCTTTGGTGATGGCCTCCTCAGAGGCGTTCTCGGCCGCAGTGCGGATGATGACGCCCATATCCTTCGGTGCGATCTTGGCAACGATGGACTTCAGCCGAGTGCGTTCGCGCTCGGTGAGCTTGCGGCTGACGCCCGTCATTCCCCCTGAGGGGACGAGCACGAGGAAGCGCCCTGCCAGCGTGACCTGGGAGGTCAGACGTGCACCCTTGTGGCCGATGGGATCCTTCGTGACCTGAACGAGCACCGGATCGCCCGACTTGAAGGCGAGTTCGATCCTTCGTGGCTGGCCGTCGAGCCTGGTGGTGTCCCAGTTCACCTCTCCCGCATACAGCACTCCGTTTCTCGCCTGACCGATGTCGACGAACGCGGCTTCCATGCTTGGCAGCACGTTCTGCACACGGCCAAGATAGATGTTGCCTACCGTCGCGACTTCCTGAATGTCGGATACATAATGCTCGACGAGGATGTCATCCTCGATTACCGATATCTGAGTGTGACGTTCCTTCTCGCGAACGACCATCTCTCGCTTGACGTTCTCCCGGCGGGCAAGGAAGTCCTGCTCGACGAGCTGCATCTGGCGCGAACGGTCCCGCCTGTTGTCCCTTCGACGCTGACGCTTGGCCTCAAGCCTTGTGGAGCCTTGTATGTCGGTTATCTCGTCAATGTATTGCTGCTTCCGGGAACGCCTCGACGCAGAGGAGGAATTCTCCTCGGAACGGGAAGACTCGGAGACCTTGGCCGAGCGCCTTCTGCGGCGGCGTCGGGTTCCGGTCGTCTCATATCCCGAGTCTTCGTCAGCATCGTTCTCATGGGTGCGACGACGCCGACGGCGAACGCCGCTGAGCTGCTCATCGTCCCTGCCATCGCTTTCGCTGCCCTCATCGCGATGGTGACGATTCTCGCTGAAGTCCTCATCCTGATCGTAGTCGTTGGAGACCTCATCGCTGCCGCCACTGCGTCCATTGCCGTTGTGGTCTGCCTCGTGACGATTGTCGTCATCCTTGCGCGAACCGCGGCTGCGACGGCGCTTCGTCGCCTTGGACAGTCTGAATTCATCCTCGTCGATAGGCGCATAGCGGATCTCGTCGAATTCGAGATCTCCTTCTATCTGTTCGACCTCAGCCGCGGCTCTGCGTTCCTGTGCATTCAGACGTTGCGCACGCCTTGCACGAGGTTCACGCTGGACCTCCTCCTGAGAACGACGCGACCGGCGGGTCTTGTGCCTGGATTCGGAAGATTCGTCGCCTTGGGAGTCCGTTCGCGCAGCATCCTCGGAATCCTGTTCGGCCCTGGAGCCTTCACCGGCACGCCTGGTACTGGTGGCACTGGCTGAACGTCTCTGATGCCTCGCCTTGCCGTCGGAATCGTCATCATCCTCATCGGCATTCCATGCGTTCGTCCAGGTCTTTTCGGTCGGTATGACCGGTTCCTGGAACAAAAGCGAGGTCATCGGCCGCGCTGCCTTGGTCGCATGATGCTCCAACGTCGTTGGCAGCGACTCCACTGCCTTCTGAGCGCGAGACCTTCTGTCTCCATGCTCCTCTTCGGTGCGAGATGCATCTCTTGCCTCGATGTCCGAGGCTTCCTTGAATTCGATGCTCCTGGACTTTCTCGAGCTTCTGCGGCCCGAACGTCGTCCAGCTGATTCCTTCTTGGAATCATCCTTGGAATCCTCAGGGGAGGCAGTCGTGGATGCCCCTGTCGATTCCTTGCTCTCTTTCACGACAGGCGCTTCAAATTCGACCTTGTCCACTCCAGACGAGCGATTCTGATTCCGCGAAGTCCCCAATGCCGACTCGCCTCTGGCTCCGCGACGGGTCCTGCCTGCCTTGGGTCCTTCATCCGACTTGCCGGTCGCCTTGCTCGGCCTGCCACCAACACTGCGTGAGGAACTGGCGCCGTCTTCCCTGACCTGCTCGCCTTCGGGTGACTGCATGACTTCCGCCCGGCTCTCGACGCGAACCGGCACATCGGCATTGGCGGCTCCGGCGACACGAACGACGCGTCTTCCACCTCTGCGACGATGTGGGCGTTCGGTCTGTTCGGACTGTTCGGTTGTATTCTTCGAGGTCTTGTTCTCGACAAGACCCTCTTCTTGCGAATTGGGCACGATACTCCTCGCGGCACGCTGCATCGCGCCGCTCTCCATGTCTTCAGGGTGCTCACTCTACGCTCTCACCGTAGCTGCGTAATCTACGCTCCCTGAAAACTCCATTACAAAGTCTTCCTAAACAAAGGCGGACACCGTCGCCTGCTTCATGCTCCACAATCTGCGTTTCACAGAGATTGCAGGGGGATCAACGCCTTGCTAGTTTGGTGATGTGCAGAATCACCATCTTTAAGTATTGCACACAGTTGCATTCTGCGAGTCATAAAGGCGCAAGTTCCATGCATCAATGCCAAAAAACGCGACTTTCGCCGTGCCCTTGACCGCTGTTCCGAATTGGAATCACTGAGGGAAACGACATATCAGGAAAGCCATTCCTTGAGAATGTCAGCCATGACATAGAGATCATCGACCGGCACCTGCTCATCATGCTTATGCGCCAACAGCGGATTTCCAGCGCCGAGATTCACTGCAGGAGTCCCGATCTGGGAGAATCTCGCCACATCGGTCCATCCCATCTTCGCCCGTGGCTCCTGGCCGGTCCGCCGTTCCACCAACTCAGACAGGGACTGACTGAGCGGAGAGTCCATTCCAGGTCTGGCGGCAGGCGATTCGTCACACATCAGGATACCATAGCCAGCAAAGATGCCGCCCGGAGCCCTTGTCTCGTCCGACCCCAGCACTATGCCGCTCTCTTCGCCGAACATCAGGCTTTTGGCTTCCTCCACGGTTTTATCAGGGGCAAATCGATAATTGACATGCACCCTGCACTCCTCCGGAATCACATTGGTGCCGCTGCCTCCGGAAATCATCGTCGCGTTGAGCCCCTCCTGATATTCGAGCCCGTCTACAATGAACTTCCTCGCTTCGAAGGCATTGAGCCTGTTCAGGATATCGCCAGCCTCATGAATTGCGTTTCTCCCCATCCAGGCACGGGCGGAGTGCGCCGCAATGCCATGCGTGATCACATCGAAACGCATGGTGCCGTTGCAGCCACCCTCTATGGCGCATGATGTCGGCTCGCCGATTATCGCGAAATCGGCCCGGATCCAATCCGGATGCTTTTCGGCGACCTTGCGCAGGCCATTGTGCTCGGCCGCCACCTCCTCATGGTCGTAGAAGACAAAGGTCAAGTCATGCCTGGTATCCGTAAGGCTTGCGGCAAGATACAGCATGACGGCGTCCGACGCCTTCATGTCTGCGGATCCTCTCCCCCACATCACCGCAGAGGCAGGGTGTGCCTCTGCGATTTCCTTGCGGATAAGAGGATCACCCGGATGAAGCCATCGAGGAGGGAAATTGTCGATGACCGGAACCGTGTCAAGATGGCCGGCAAGAACAACGCGAGACGCACGATTCAGATGCGTCGAGGCAACGAGCGTGTCGCCAAGCCGATGTACCTCGAGGTGGGCCAATCCTCGTAGAAAGCGCTCAACGGCGTCTGCAAGCGCATGTTCGCTGCCACTGACCGAATACATGCCCATGATGCTCTCGAACAATTCATCGAGCTGTTCATGTTCGGATGCATGCATATGGCATTCGATGCTGTCCGTCGGCATCTCTGATGGAGTGTTCATGTACACATACTAACGCGTCGCCAGGGTGGCGTATCTCTGCAACCTGGTCACCTGCGAGAAGACTTCCGCCATTCTTTGAGACGAGGCAGAACTGATGCGGCGTTTGCAGCTATAGTTGGTCATGTTCGCAATCCGGGAGATTCATCAATGCTAGGTCTGTTAAGCGCAATGCAGGGCTTTTGCATAATCGGAATCGTTATATTCGTGGGCTATGTCGCTTCTCGCTACCGCATTGGCGGACCGACGGCGCAGATGGTGCTCAACCGATACAGCTTCTTCGTCACCAGCCCCTGCCTGATGTTCGCGGTGATGGCAAAGCAGCCGCTCAAGGACATCTTCCACCCGAGCATCATCATCGCATTCTTCTCGGCACTCGTCGTGGGCGGACTGTTCATTGTCCTCAACCGTATGTTCTTCCACATGAATGCGGCCGATACGACCATCGGCGCGTTGAACTCACTCTATCTGAACTCAAACAACATCGGGCTTCCGGTGGCCACCTACATTCTTGGGAATCCTGCCCTGGTCGCACCAATCCTGGTGATGCAGCAAGCCTTGTTCACGCCGATAGGTCTGACCGCACTCGACGTCACCACCAAGGGCAAGTTCTCGATGAGAGGGGTTCTTCGGCAGCCTTTGCATCAGCCGCTGCTGATAGGTTCGCTCAGCGGCATACTGATTTCTGCGATCAACGCATACAGCGGCCATTTCATCATCCCTGACTTTCTCTTCAAGCCAATCGACATGATCGGCGACTCGGCGGTGCCGATGATCCTGATGGCATTCGGCATGTCGCTGCGAGGCAGTCAGCCAATGAGGAAGGGCACCAACAGAAGGGCGACCGTCACGGTCGTTCTTCTCAAGAACGTAGTCATGCCCATCATCGCCTTCGTCATCGCGTATTTCTGCATGGGCTTCAGAGGTATGGAGCTCTATGGCTGCGTCGTGCTCGCCGCATTGCCGACAGGACAGAATGTCTATAACTATGCCGCCAGATACAACGTCGGGCTGACCTTCGCCCGCGACGGCATTCTCGTCAGCACGATTACCTCACCGCTCATCATCGCGGTCATCGCCGCCGTGCTGAGCTGAGCTGAGCTGATGCCATCGTCGTTCTCGCATGCAGCAATCGGACCTTATCCTGGCCAGTTGGCGCATGGATCGCCTGGAATCCGATCCGATCTGATCTCTGAATGCGCAGGCGGACGAAACTGCCGCCACCCCCCTACGATTAGAGCTGATCGTTGAGCTTTCTGCGAGAGATCTCCTGCAGACGCTTGACGAATTCATCCCAGTCCTGCTGCAGCGGCGAAATCAGCGTGCGATTCTTCACCTCTGACAGCGGAACCCATTCCACCTCAAGGCTCTCGTCATCATTAGCCTTCGGAACGACCGTATGTCCGGGCTTTTCAAAGGCGAACACCGTCGTGTAGCCCCATGGTCCGTGATCTTCAAGATATGAGCCCTCGACCTCGATGTCATCGGGATGGATGTTCGCCTCTTCGAAGCTTTCCCGCAGTGCTCCCTCCAAGGGGCTCTCACCGTCCGAGGTCGCTCCACCCGGCGCTCCCCAAGTGCCGCCTTCGGCGCTCCACAGAGCGCGATGCTGAAGGAGAACATCGGTCACCTCGCCGGTATCGGCGTCACGACGCGCAAGAAGCACGCCCGAGGCGCCATTGAGACCCCAGTGCCTGTGGCCACACAGACATTCGATCCAGCCGTCTCCAGGCTGGTGCACGTTGTCCTTGGGAGCGACGGGGTTGTCAGGATTCGACGGGCTCTTTTCGTCACGTGTAAGGTTCCACAGCTGCGTCCACCGGATTCCAAGGCTCTCGACCATATCTCGCAAGGTCGGCACGCTCAGACCGATGATGCCGCTCGGATCGCCTTGGATCCCAGAGATGAATGCGCTGCCGAAGCCTTCAAGCGTGAACGAACCGGCAACCTCAAGCGGCTCTCCTGTGGCGACGTAGCTCTCGATGTCGTCCGCGCTCAATTCTGAAAATGTGACCTGAGCCGAGCTGACGGCATGGAGTTCCCTTCCGCTGGCAAGGTCTATGAGGCAATGACCGGTCCAGAGCGTTCCCGTGGCACCGCTCATCAGCCGCAGGCGTTCCTTCGCCCGTTCCTCGGTGTGCGGCTTGCCATATGTCACACCGTCAAGAGTGAACATCGAGTCGCATCCGACGATCAGAGGTCCCTCCTGCATCGTTCCCATCGCCCGCTGCGACTTGATGGCCTCCTGCATGGATTCGACTGCACTTATGGTTCCATGACCATCCTTGAGTGGGGTGCTGATCTGACGATATCCACGCGCATTCCTCGCCGCTTCCCTCACTTCCTTGAACGATGACGCGACGGTCTGCGCCTTTGCCCGCGACAGTGCGGCGACGCGCTCCTGCGCTGGAATCTGATCCGGATTGACGTTCTGCCTCTTTGC
Protein-coding sequences here:
- a CDS encoding Rne/Rng family ribonuclease codes for the protein MQRAARSIVPNSQEEGLVENKTSKNTTEQSEQTERPHRRRGGRRVVRVAGAANADVPVRVESRAEVMQSPEGEQVREDGASSSRSVGGRPSKATGKSDEGPKAGRTRRGARGESALGTSRNQNRSSGVDKVEFEAPVVKESKESTGASTTASPEDSKDDSKKESAGRRSGRRSSRKSRSIEFKEASDIEARDASRTEEEHGDRRSRAQKAVESLPTTLEHHATKAARPMTSLLFQEPVIPTEKTWTNAWNADEDDDDSDGKARHQRRSASATSTRRAGEGSRAEQDSEDAARTDSQGDESSESRHKTRRSRRSQEEVQREPRARRAQRLNAQERRAAAEVEQIEGDLEFDEIRYAPIDEDEFRLSKATKRRRSRGSRKDDDNRHEADHNGNGRSGGSDEVSNDYDQDEDFSENRHHRDEGSESDGRDDEQLSGVRRRRRRTHENDADEDSGYETTGTRRRRRRRSAKVSESSRSEENSSSASRRSRKQQYIDEITDIQGSTRLEAKRQRRRDNRRDRSRQMQLVEQDFLARRENVKREMVVREKERHTQISVIEDDILVEHYVSDIQEVATVGNIYLGRVQNVLPSMEAAFVDIGQARNGVLYAGEVNWDTTRLDGQPRRIELAFKSGDPVLVQVTKDPIGHKGARLTSQVTLAGRFLVLVPSGGMTGVSRKLTERERTRLKSIVAKIAPKDMGVIIRTAAENASEEAITKDLESLTHQWEAIERKRSTTVILKKPKLLQGEPDVAIRVVRDIFNDEFQSLIVQGDKVYGRIEEYLDSMAPDLRDRLSKWNPADHQGMDVFDTWHIDGQLRKGMERQVYLPSGGSLVIDRTEAMTTIDVNTGRYIGKGKSLEETVTRCNLEAAEEIARQLRLRDIGGMVMIDFVDMVMPANRDLVLKRLLECLARDRTKHQVAEVTSLGLVQMTRKRVGQGLVEAFSEECPTCKGRGFILHDEPTVSASYDDPYALKGGDPFVKTKHGHHEAQEQGGSGVSSPDVKEKLAKIAAAAQAASTEPQEADDSEE
- the dapE gene encoding succinyl-diaminopimelate desuccinylase; its protein translation is MPTDSIECHMHASEHEQLDELFESIMGMYSVSGSEHALADAVERFLRGLAHLEVHRLGDTLVASTHLNRASRVVLAGHLDTVPVIDNFPPRWLHPGDPLIRKEIAEAHPASAVMWGRGSADMKASDAVMLYLAASLTDTRHDLTFVFYDHEEVAAEHNGLRKVAEKHPDWIRADFAIIGEPTSCAIEGGCNGTMRFDVITHGIAAHSARAWMGRNAIHEAGDILNRLNAFEARKFIVDGLEYQEGLNATMISGGSGTNVIPEECRVHVNYRFAPDKTVEEAKSLMFGEESGIVLGSDETRAPGGIFAGYGILMCDESPAARPGMDSPLSQSLSELVERRTGQEPRAKMGWTDVARFSQIGTPAVNLGAGNPLLAHKHDEQVPVDDLYVMADILKEWLS
- a CDS encoding AEC family transporter translates to MLGLLSAMQGFCIIGIVIFVGYVASRYRIGGPTAQMVLNRYSFFVTSPCLMFAVMAKQPLKDIFHPSIIIAFFSALVVGGLFIVLNRMFFHMNAADTTIGALNSLYLNSNNIGLPVATYILGNPALVAPILVMQQALFTPIGLTALDVTTKGKFSMRGVLRQPLHQPLLIGSLSGILISAINAYSGHFIIPDFLFKPIDMIGDSAVPMILMAFGMSLRGSQPMRKGTNRRATVTVVLLKNVVMPIIAFVIAYFCMGFRGMELYGCVVLAALPTGQNVYNYAARYNVGLTFARDGILVSTITSPLIIAVIAAVLS
- a CDS encoding Maf family nucleotide pyrophosphatase; translated protein: MALPLILASHSRPRRDLLYSAGICPMIRESHVDERAVILDMAKRQNVNPDQIPAQERVAALSRAKAQTVASSFKEVREAARNARGYRQISTPLKDGHGTISAVESMQEAIKSQRAMGTMQEGPLIVGCDSMFTLDGVTYGKPHTEERAKERLRLMSGATGTLWTGHCLIDLASGRELHAVSSAQVTFSELSADDIESYVATGEPLEVAGSFTLEGFGSAFISGIQGDPSGIIGLSVPTLRDMVESLGIRWTQLWNLTRDEKSPSNPDNPVAPKDNVHQPGDGWIECLCGHRHWGLNGASGVLLARRDADTGEVTDVLLQHRALWSAEGGTWGAPGGATSDGESPLEGALRESFEEANIHPDDIEVEGSYLEDHGPWGYTTVFAFEKPGHTVVPKANDDESLEVEWVPLSEVKNRTLISPLQQDWDEFVKRLQEISRRKLNDQL